Proteins encoded by one window of Halomonas chromatireducens:
- the ftsL gene encoding cell division protein FtsL, giving the protein MKQGLRPSRLALTRWASTGMPSAGLLLVTGLVVACLITATVVINVSHLTREQYGRLQQLERERDQLQTEWGQLLLEESAWSSPARIERLATERLDMRLPHVNEVEVIRP; this is encoded by the coding sequence ATGAAGCAAGGATTGCGACCCTCACGCTTGGCCCTGACCCGTTGGGCCTCGACCGGCATGCCAAGCGCCGGACTGTTACTGGTGACAGGGCTGGTTGTGGCCTGTCTGATCACCGCAACCGTAGTGATCAACGTCAGCCACCTGACGCGGGAGCAGTATGGTCGTCTGCAGCAGCTCGAGCGTGAACGCGACCAGCTGCAGACCGAGTGGGGGCAGCTATTGCTGGAAGAGAGTGCCTGGTCGTCGCCGGCAAGAATCGAGCGCCTGGCCACCGAAAGGCTGGACATGCGCCTGCCACACGTCAATGAAGTCGAGGTCATACGGCCATGA